In Gracilimonas sp., a single window of DNA contains:
- a CDS encoding Lrp/AsnC family transcriptional regulator, with protein sequence MTLSNLDSVDKNIIQILQEEGRIANNELAKRIGLTTTPTLERVRRLEREGVIEGYSAKVNKESIGRGFTAFVKVTLKVHQLNLLKEFTSAIQEIPEILACYHTTGDGDFLLHVVAKDTKDYEQLMRNKLTTLPDVERLHTSIVLNTIKEQSPIPVYHED encoded by the coding sequence ATGACTCTTTCCAATCTCGACTCTGTTGATAAAAATATTATCCAAATACTTCAGGAGGAAGGAAGAATAGCCAATAATGAGCTAGCCAAACGGATTGGGCTCACCACTACTCCAACACTTGAGAGGGTGCGGCGACTTGAGCGAGAAGGCGTTATTGAAGGTTATTCCGCCAAAGTGAATAAGGAATCTATTGGACGTGGTTTTACAGCATTTGTGAAGGTAACATTAAAAGTACATCAGCTTAATCTGTTAAAGGAGTTTACTTCTGCTATTCAGGAAATTCCCGAAATATTGGCATGCTACCATACCACCGGTGACGGTGATTTCCTGTTGCACGTGGTAGCTAAAGATACCAAAGACTATGAACAGCTGATGCGTAATAAGCTTACGACACTACCCGATGTTGAACGCTTACATACAAGTATTGTACTAAATACCATTAAAGAGCAATCTCCAATCCCCGTATATCATGAAGACTAA
- a CDS encoding DUF4147 domain-containing protein has product MKEKLHKQHLILEEVVDKFISNGFFEMNLSSFFSGLETSEKIWVLGAGKASVEMAYQLEEHFGSAIKDGIIISPNKTHKLDRIQVFTGTHPYPYQDSVSASYELWKLARRIPKEDTVVFCLSGGASSLFCIPANGIELDELRKTYKLLLNSGASIHEVNAVRKHLSETSGGKLGQLLSDNNLISIVLSDVPGDDPEIIGSGPTVPDSSTFKAAFQILKKYRLWEEVPHSIRIYLSKGMHGDVDENPKPGHQEWKNHHLKVISGANILAENVGKFLVKKGFNTQVASKAYNISVKKISKDICSDAISVLSKKSGLKAPAGLIYFGESTVDVTGDGKGGRNQELALNAAISVEGQHAISLLSFATDGIDGPTDAAGAIVNSETTLKARKLKLSPEDYLQQNDSYHFHEKMNTLLRTGHTGNNLMDLQVVLIG; this is encoded by the coding sequence ATGAAAGAAAAGCTGCATAAGCAACATTTAATTTTGGAAGAAGTAGTTGATAAATTCATTTCGAATGGTTTCTTCGAAATGAATTTGTCGTCTTTTTTCTCCGGTTTAGAAACATCGGAAAAAATTTGGGTGTTAGGAGCTGGAAAAGCTTCGGTAGAAATGGCCTATCAGCTTGAAGAGCATTTTGGTTCAGCCATAAAAGACGGGATTATAATATCCCCAAACAAAACACATAAATTAGACCGAATTCAGGTTTTTACCGGTACTCATCCCTATCCATACCAAGATTCAGTTTCAGCATCTTATGAATTATGGAAACTCGCCAGACGGATACCAAAGGAGGATACCGTCGTGTTTTGCTTATCAGGAGGAGCATCTTCATTGTTTTGTATTCCTGCAAACGGAATTGAGCTTGACGAATTAAGAAAAACCTATAAACTCCTGTTAAATTCGGGTGCTTCTATTCATGAAGTAAATGCGGTCCGAAAACACCTTTCTGAAACCTCGGGTGGGAAATTAGGGCAACTTCTTTCTGACAATAATTTAATCTCTATTGTACTTTCTGATGTGCCTGGTGACGACCCGGAAATCATAGGGAGCGGGCCTACAGTACCCGATTCTTCTACATTTAAAGCGGCATTTCAGATTCTTAAGAAATATAGGTTATGGGAAGAAGTGCCTCATTCTATTCGTATTTATCTTTCAAAAGGGATGCATGGTGATGTTGATGAAAATCCTAAGCCCGGCCATCAGGAATGGAAAAATCATCATTTGAAAGTGATTTCAGGGGCTAATATTCTGGCTGAAAATGTTGGGAAATTTTTAGTGAAAAAAGGGTTTAACACTCAGGTAGCTTCCAAGGCATATAATATAAGTGTCAAAAAAATATCTAAAGATATATGCAGTGATGCCATTTCAGTTTTAAGCAAGAAATCAGGTCTTAAAGCACCGGCTGGTCTGATTTATTTTGGAGAGAGCACCGTAGATGTAACCGGTGACGGAAAAGGAGGGAGAAACCAGGAATTAGCTTTGAATGCAGCTATTTCTGTAGAAGGACAGCATGCTATTTCCCTTCTGAGTTTTGCAACGGATGGTATTGATGGTCCGACTGATGCTGCGGGAGCGATTGTAAATTCAGAAACAACACTGAAAGCGCGAAAACTTAAATTAAGCCCGGAAGATTATCTCCAGCAAAACGATTCATATCACTTCCATGAAAAAATGAATACCCTTCTTAGAACCGGTCATACCGGGAATAATCTAATGGATTTACAAGTTGTACTGATTGGATGA
- a CDS encoding SLBB domain-containing protein, whose amino-acid sequence MRLLKYTVFGFIFMLFSLPLLAQDVGIDFENIRVDDLSDNQIVQLYERMQERGLTISDVETLAIARGMDPAEVSKLRRRINEVRNSSRQNDDQQTGDRRTRTQQGKSGQPTELSSYRSVRVDTLGMLLSQEEPDSSTVFGSDIFTNEYLTFEPSMNIPTPTNYVLGPGDELIIDVWGASENTYQLNINPEGAVNISNIGPVFVNGLTIEEARQRLTNELASIYSGLRGENKNTYVQISLGNVRSIKVSIVGEVKVPGTYTLSSLSSVFNALYAAGGPSKDGTYRSIKVLRNGDVYKEVDLYNFLASGDLSDNINLQDQDIIKVDPYINRISVKGEAKNIGLFETVEGETFNDLLDYFGGFTQNAYTKRIKVERKTDTEKKIVDIQYPDQGNTVLKSGDVITIQKVLDRYENKIEIEGAVFRPGIYELEQNPTLYTLINNAEGLMGDAFLERAVIYRTRPDYTIEAIPVNLNALMADSSSNDVKLVKDDRIRISSIFDLRELRTVTISGSVLSPGSYRFVENSSLKDLIFEADGFRDEAAPYNIEIARRIEDDRSGTIQNEIAEIITVSIENGLQYSSELEEIKLQPFDQVFVRKSPSYEVQQTVRITGEVMYPGEYALSTRDFRLSDLLDKSGGLTRFAYPEGASLTRQFDTDIDKLELNIEDSVTTQRVESLSQVGIKLQEVLNNPDSEFDMLLQPGDVIEVPKRLQTVQIRGEVLYPINARFDDSRSFRNYVSAAGGFTEQANTRRAYIVYANGEVDRTKKFLFFKSYPDVKPGSILIIPPKEKQARLSPQERIAILSTIVSMAAIVTNTLFQIRRNN is encoded by the coding sequence ATGCGACTCTTAAAATATACTGTTTTTGGTTTTATTTTTATGCTTTTTAGCCTTCCTCTCTTAGCTCAGGATGTTGGCATTGACTTTGAAAATATTCGGGTTGATGATTTAAGTGATAATCAGATTGTTCAGCTTTATGAGCGCATGCAAGAAAGAGGTTTGACGATTTCCGATGTGGAAACTTTGGCAATTGCACGAGGCATGGATCCTGCAGAGGTAAGCAAGCTAAGGAGAAGAATTAATGAAGTTAGAAATTCTTCCCGACAGAACGATGATCAGCAAACAGGAGATCGTCGCACAAGGACTCAACAGGGAAAAAGTGGGCAACCCACTGAATTATCATCTTACCGCTCCGTAAGAGTTGACACCCTTGGTATGCTTCTCAGTCAGGAAGAGCCGGACTCTTCTACCGTTTTTGGGTCCGATATTTTCACCAATGAATATCTCACTTTTGAGCCTTCCATGAACATCCCTACCCCGACAAATTATGTCTTGGGTCCGGGTGATGAATTAATCATAGATGTTTGGGGGGCTTCAGAAAACACCTATCAACTTAATATAAACCCGGAAGGTGCTGTTAATATCAGTAATATCGGACCGGTTTTTGTAAATGGTTTGACCATTGAAGAAGCTCGACAAAGATTAACCAATGAATTAGCTTCCATTTATTCCGGGCTGCGCGGTGAAAATAAAAACACCTATGTTCAAATTTCTTTAGGTAATGTCCGGAGTATAAAGGTGAGTATTGTAGGTGAAGTAAAAGTGCCCGGAACTTACACCTTGTCGTCATTGTCTTCTGTCTTTAATGCTTTATACGCTGCCGGCGGCCCCAGTAAAGACGGAACTTATCGTTCTATAAAAGTTCTGAGAAACGGTGATGTTTACAAGGAAGTAGACTTGTATAACTTTTTAGCATCGGGTGATTTGTCAGATAATATCAACTTACAGGATCAGGATATTATCAAAGTTGATCCCTACATAAATCGTATTTCTGTAAAAGGAGAGGCTAAAAATATTGGTCTTTTTGAAACAGTTGAAGGGGAAACGTTCAATGATCTTTTAGACTATTTCGGAGGATTTACTCAAAATGCTTATACAAAAAGAATAAAAGTAGAACGTAAAACTGATACCGAGAAAAAAATTGTAGACATTCAGTATCCGGATCAAGGTAATACGGTACTAAAATCCGGGGACGTCATTACCATTCAAAAGGTTTTAGACCGATACGAAAATAAAATTGAAATAGAAGGGGCTGTTTTCAGGCCGGGAATTTATGAACTTGAACAAAACCCTACCCTTTATACATTGATAAACAATGCAGAAGGCCTTATGGGAGATGCGTTTTTAGAGCGTGCCGTGATTTACAGAACCCGACCGGATTACACTATTGAGGCTATTCCCGTAAACCTTAATGCTTTAATGGCCGATTCTTCCTCTAATGATGTGAAGCTTGTTAAAGATGACAGAATCAGAATTTCTTCTATTTTTGATCTGCGTGAATTAAGAACGGTTACAATTAGCGGTTCTGTGTTAAGTCCTGGATCTTATCGATTTGTAGAAAACAGTTCGTTGAAGGATTTGATATTTGAAGCTGATGGTTTCAGAGACGAAGCCGCCCCTTACAATATCGAAATTGCACGCCGCATAGAAGATGACCGTTCAGGAACAATTCAAAATGAAATTGCCGAAATCATTACGGTAAGCATTGAAAACGGGTTACAATATTCTTCTGAACTTGAAGAAATTAAATTGCAGCCATTCGATCAGGTTTTTGTTCGCAAATCTCCTTCTTACGAAGTCCAACAAACTGTTCGTATAACCGGAGAGGTCATGTATCCGGGAGAGTATGCTTTAAGTACGCGAGACTTCCGACTCAGCGACCTTCTTGATAAAAGCGGGGGACTCACAAGGTTTGCTTATCCTGAAGGGGCTTCACTTACCCGTCAATTTGATACCGATATCGATAAGTTAGAGCTTAATATTGAAGACTCGGTTACCACACAACGGGTGGAATCACTTTCCCAGGTAGGCATCAAGCTCCAAGAAGTACTCAACAATCCAGATTCAGAATTTGATATGCTGCTTCAGCCGGGTGATGTCATTGAAGTTCCAAAAAGGCTTCAAACCGTCCAAATCAGGGGAGAAGTCCTATACCCCATCAATGCCCGTTTTGATGATTCACGATCATTTAGAAACTACGTCAGTGCCGCCGGTGGGTTTACAGAACAAGCGAATACCCGTCGCGCATATATCGTTTATGCAAATGGAGAAGTGGACAGAACCAAGAAGTTCCTATTTTTTAAATCTTATCCGGATGTAAAACCGGGGTCAATACTTATAATTCCTCCAAAAGAAAAACAAGCACGTTTATCACCTCAGGAGCGAATTGCTATTTTATCTACCATAGTGTCCATGGCTGCCATCGTAACGAATACCTTATTTCAGATAAGAAGAAATAACTAA